The DNA region GTGTACCCCTCGGGGCCGAGCCGCGTCGTCGGCGTCACGCCATGGAGCCACTTGCGCAGCGCGTCACTGCGCACCACGACCGCTCCTGGTGGTGCGCCGAGCGATGACGCGGCGGCGCGCGCGACGGTGGACTTGCCCGTACCGGGCACGCCACCGATCGCGAGCACCAGGGGCGCCGCTGGCGCGAGGAAGGCCTCGGCCAGCGCGAGGTAGCGACGCGCCAGGGCGCGCGCGGCGTCGCGCTGCGCGGTGTCGGTCGCCAGGTCGGCGGTGGCCAGGCTCGTCTTGGCCCTGATCGCCGCCCGGCACGACAGGAACAGCGGCAGCAACGGCATGCCGCCGAAATCCGTGGTGAGCCAGAGGTATGCGTTCCACACCGCGTTGGCGTGGTCGCGCAGCCCGAGGCGCCACAGATCCATCAGCAGGAACGCCAGGTCGTACAGGACGTCGATGCAGGCCAGGTCCTCGTTGAACTCGATCGCGTCGAACAGGGTCGGCGTGCCGTCGAGGAGCACGATGTTGCGGAGGTGGAGGTCGCCGTGGCAGTACCTCACGAGACCCTGCTCGCGGCGTGCCTCCAGGCGGGCCTCGTGCCGGGCGAGGAGTGCCTGCTGGGCGCCGATCAGCCGGCGCGTCGTCACCGGATCGAGGACGTCCTCCGCACGCTGGAAGGCGCGGGCGTTGCCGGTGATCACCCGCGCCATTCCGTCGACGCCCCCGTGGTCGGGGCGCGGCGCGGCCCGCTGGTGCAACCGTCCGATCGCCTCGCCGAGCGGCGCCATCAGTTCGAGGGGCAGGGCCTGGCGCGTCGCCAGCCGATCGAACAGGGCCTCCTGGTCGAAGCGCTGCATGCTGACCAGCCAGTCGGCCACCGGTCCCCTGCCGGCCAGCGCCAGTTGCCCGTCCGCTTCCTGCGTGATCGGCACCAGCCGCTCGTACAGCGCCGGTGCGGCGCGCCGGTTCAGCCGCAGTTCCGCCTCGCACATCCGATGGCGCTTCTCGCAGGAGGAGTAGTCGAGATAGTCGTACTTCACCGCCCGCTTCAGCTTCAGGGCGTGCCGGCCCACCAGGAACACCATCGAGGCGTGGGTCTCCAGTCGCTCCACCGTCTCGCTTCCATGCGTGGACGGCTGACTCAGGTAAGCAATGACCTCCGACTGATCCTCGGTCATCATGGCGGGCCTCGGACAGGCGTGCGTGCCTGCTTCGTCCAATGCTCCGCCCCCTGCGCGGGGTGGGGAATCCGTGGGCGCACGCATCGGGCGTACGGCAATCCCGTAGCAGCCTGGTGCATCGGCGGCATCGTCGCGGTCAGCCGGGGCGAACGCGTGTCCCTCTCGCGTGCAGCCTTCGCGTGTCGCCCGATTGAGGCCTGCGGTCGGCGCTCGCGGGATCGCCCGATCGCGCGGTCGGCAGAGCATGTACGGGATTCCCTGATGGTGTCCCGCCTGCGCCACTGACACTCTGGTCGCGTCGGCCTCCGGGCAGGCTGTAGGGTGGTGCGGCCGTCACCCGGGACGGCGCGTGGAGCGTGATGTCGATGGAGACGGGTCAACCCAGCGCGCCGGTCGACCAAGCCACCACGGCTGCCGATGGCGGGACGTCGCCGGGCGACCTCGGGTTGCTGGCGACCGGACACGCCAGTGAGTCGATGTTGCGGGCGGCGCTCGAGGCAATGACCGACGCCGTCTTCATCTCCGACCTGGCCGGTCGGTTCGTGCTCTTCAACGACGCGTTCGTCGCCTTCCACCGGTTCCCGTGCCGGGCGGCATGCGTTCAGACGCTCGCGGAGTATCCCGCCTTGATCGAAGTGTCGCTGTCGTCGGGCGACGTCGTTCCCCTGGAGCAATGGGCGGTGCCACGGGCTCTCCGCGGCGAGGTGGCCGTCAACCAGGAGTACCACCTGCGCCGCAAGGACACGGGCGAATCCTGGATCGGCAGCTACAACCTGGCACCGGTGCGAGACGGCAGCGGCCGCATCATCGGCGCGGTCGTGATCGGCCGTGACGTCACTCGGCAGAAGGCGATCTCGGACGCCCTTCAGGCGAGCGAGGCGCGGTACCGGGGACTCGCCGAGCAGTTGCCGGAAGGGATCTTCGTGCTCGACGGCGCGGGACGCGTGCTCGACGCCAACCAGGCCGCATGCCGGATGTTCCGGTACGGGCTCGCGGACCTGCGCGAACGCATGCTGCACGACCTGTTGGTCTTCGGCGACACGGCACCGGCGCTGCTGCCTCGGGCCGATGCGGGTGGGCTCGTGCAGGACGAGCGGTCCTGCCGCCGGTCCGACGGCTCGACCTTCCTCGGGGAAGTGCTCGCCCTTCGTCTTCCCGACGGCCGTTGGCAGGGCGTCGTGCGAGACATCACGGAGCGCCGGTGGGCCGCCCAGGCCATCCGGAGCCTCGAGGCCCAGCACCAGTCAGATGCCAGCGTCCTGCACGCGCTCTTCGCCACCGCGCCGCAGGCCATCCTCGGCGTCGATGAGCACGGCGTCATCCGGTCGGCCAATCCAGCGGTCGAGAAGACGTTCGGGTGGTTGCCGGACCAGTTGCTCGGCAAGCCGTGCTCGACGCTGGTGCCC from Luteitalea sp. TBR-22 includes:
- a CDS encoding bifunctional aminoglycoside phosphotransferase/ATP-binding protein, which translates into the protein MMTEDQSEVIAYLSQPSTHGSETVERLETHASMVFLVGRHALKLKRAVKYDYLDYSSCEKRHRMCEAELRLNRRAAPALYERLVPITQEADGQLALAGRGPVADWLVSMQRFDQEALFDRLATRQALPLELMAPLGEAIGRLHQRAAPRPDHGGVDGMARVITGNARAFQRAEDVLDPVTTRRLIGAQQALLARHEARLEARREQGLVRYCHGDLHLRNIVLLDGTPTLFDAIEFNEDLACIDVLYDLAFLLMDLWRLGLRDHANAVWNAYLWLTTDFGGMPLLPLFLSCRAAIRAKTSLATADLATDTAQRDAARALARRYLALAEAFLAPAAPLVLAIGGVPGTGKSTVARAAASSLGAPPGAVVVRSDALRKWLHGVTPTTRLGPEGYTPEETRHVYGALSERCQVVAGTGYAVVADAVLGRPEGRAAVQAAATTCGVPFRGVWLEAPLEVLTARVVARTGDASDADAHEVERQRRAVTPPADWPRIDASQPVERVLADVLAHAGACEEMTQ
- a CDS encoding PAS domain S-box protein; this translates as METGQPSAPVDQATTAADGGTSPGDLGLLATGHASESMLRAALEAMTDAVFISDLAGRFVLFNDAFVAFHRFPCRAACVQTLAEYPALIEVSLSSGDVVPLEQWAVPRALRGEVAVNQEYHLRRKDTGESWIGSYNLAPVRDGSGRIIGAVVIGRDVTRQKAISDALQASEARYRGLAEQLPEGIFVLDGAGRVLDANQAACRMFRYGLADLRERMLHDLLVFGDTAPALLPRADAGGLVQDERSCRRSDGSTFLGEVLALRLPDGRWQGVVRDITERRWAAQAIRSLEAQHQSDASVLHALFATAPQAILGVDEHGVIRSANPAVEKTFGWLPDQLLGKPCSTLVPSGPVNGQTPCLSSFWNAPDVNDEGRELIAARKDGSQVPVEVRSAVVQTQDGRLVFAFVSDISTRWREEAARKAQAVTLELYNQRLRVLTTELTLAEQHAREGLSRTLHDGVQQLLFGVKLGLDRVARRVDGAQGLNRDALETARQDLDEAIGSVRSLAIELAPPAFRQDGLRPMLEWLVDWMKHKHGLEVALTVGEDADLQARDLRTLVFISVRELLFNCAKHAQVGRAAVAVVRVPGDQLQITVTDGGKGFDTALVASPSRSAPGLGLLSIRERLLLVGGTLDVRSTRGAGSAVQITVPAGTAPQSVTARS